The following are from one region of the Haemophilus parainfluenzae genome:
- the arcC gene encoding carbamate kinase, whose translation MRIVIALGGNALLRRGEPLTAENQRQNVRIACEQIAKIYPNNELVIAHGNGPQVGLLALQGAAYKDVPTYPLDVLGAESVGMIGYMIQQELGNLVPFEVPFATLLSQVEVDINDPAFKNPTKPIGPVYSKEEAERLAKEKNWSIAQDGDKYRRVVPSPLPKRIFEIRPVKWLLEKGSIVICAGGGGIPTYYDEQHNLQGVEAVIDKDLCSALLAENLEADLFVIATDVSATFIDWGKPTQKAIAVASPEEMEKLNFAAGSMGPKVQAAVNFARNTGKDAVIGSLSDIVDIVKGKAGTRITKNADHITYYD comes from the coding sequence ATGAGAATTGTTATTGCACTAGGTGGTAATGCCTTGTTACGTCGAGGTGAGCCATTAACCGCAGAGAATCAACGACAAAATGTACGCATTGCTTGTGAGCAAATTGCTAAAATTTATCCAAATAATGAATTAGTTATTGCTCATGGTAATGGTCCTCAAGTTGGTTTACTTGCTTTACAGGGTGCTGCTTACAAGGATGTGCCGACTTATCCATTAGATGTTTTAGGTGCAGAATCTGTAGGAATGATTGGCTATATGATTCAACAAGAATTAGGTAACCTAGTTCCTTTTGAAGTTCCATTTGCCACATTACTTTCCCAAGTTGAAGTCGATATCAATGACCCAGCTTTTAAAAACCCGACTAAACCAATTGGTCCTGTTTATTCTAAAGAAGAAGCTGAGCGTTTAGCAAAAGAGAAAAATTGGTCTATTGCACAAGATGGAGATAAATACCGTCGAGTTGTACCAAGTCCGTTACCTAAACGTATATTTGAAATTCGACCAGTAAAATGGTTGTTAGAAAAAGGCAGTATCGTGATTTGTGCTGGTGGTGGCGGTATTCCGACTTATTATGATGAACAGCATAATTTACAAGGGGTTGAGGCTGTAATTGATAAAGATCTATGTTCTGCATTACTTGCAGAAAATTTAGAAGCAGATCTCTTTGTTATTGCTACCGATGTTTCTGCAACCTTTATTGATTGGGGCAAACCAACGCAAAAAGCTATTGCGGTAGCTTCTCCGGAAGAAATGGAAAAACTTAACTTTGCTGCTGGTTCAATGGGACCAAAAGTTCAAGCTGCTGTTAATTTTGCACGTAACACCGGAAAAGATGCAGTTATTGGTTCTCTTTCTGATATTGTAGATATTGTAAAAGGAAAAGCAGGTACTCGCATTACTAAGAATGCAGACCACATTACCTATTATGATTAA
- a CDS encoding ornithine carbamoyltransferase, with product MAFNLKNRHLLSLVNHSEREIKYLLDLSRDLKRAKYAGTEQPKLQGKNIALIFEKTSTRTRCAFEVAAYDQGARVTYIDPNSSQIGHKESMKDTARVLGRMYDAIEYRGFKQTIVQELADYAGVPVFNGLTDEFHPTQMLADVLTMIENCDKPLSEISYVYIGDARNNMGNSLLLIGAKLGMDVRICGPKALLPDAELVELCEGFAKQSGARITVTDDIDKAVNGVDFVHTDVWVSMGEPLETWGDRIQLLLPYQVTPELMKRTGNPKVKFMHCLPAFHNSETKVGRQIAEKYPALANGIEVTEDVFESPMNIAFEQAENRMHTIKAVMVASLA from the coding sequence ATGGCTTTCAATCTTAAAAATAGACACCTATTAAGTCTTGTTAATCATTCAGAACGTGAAATTAAGTACTTACTAGATTTATCCCGCGATTTAAAACGAGCGAAATATGCTGGAACTGAACAACCTAAACTTCAAGGTAAAAATATAGCGCTAATTTTTGAAAAGACCTCAACGCGTACTCGTTGTGCTTTTGAAGTTGCAGCTTATGACCAAGGTGCTCGAGTGACTTATATCGATCCAAATTCCTCTCAAATTGGGCATAAAGAAAGTATGAAAGATACAGCGCGGGTACTTGGAAGAATGTACGATGCAATAGAATATCGTGGATTTAAACAAACTATTGTTCAAGAGCTTGCTGATTATGCTGGAGTGCCTGTTTTTAATGGGTTAACAGATGAATTCCACCCAACACAAATGCTAGCTGACGTGCTTACTATGATTGAAAATTGCGATAAACCATTAAGCGAAATTAGCTACGTATATATTGGTGATGCTCGCAACAATATGGGTAACTCTTTATTATTGATTGGTGCAAAATTAGGTATGGATGTCCGTATTTGTGGTCCTAAAGCATTATTACCAGATGCTGAATTAGTAGAATTATGTGAAGGCTTTGCTAAACAAAGTGGAGCAAGAATCACAGTTACTGACGATATTGATAAAGCAGTGAACGGTGTTGATTTTGTACATACCGACGTTTGGGTTTCAATGGGTGAACCACTAGAAACATGGGGTGATCGTATCCAATTATTATTGCCTTACCAAGTGACCCCAGAGTTAATGAAACGCACTGGTAACCCTAAAGTGAAATTTATGCACTGCTTACCAGCGTTCCATAACAGTGAAACCAAAGTGGGTCGTCAAATTGCTGAAAAATATCCTGCTTTAGCAAATGGTATTGAAGTGACTGAAGACGTATTTGAATCGCCAATGAATATTGCTTTTGAGCAAGCTGAAAACCGTATGCATACAATTAAAGCGGTAATGGTAGCAAGCTTAGCTTAG
- the cpdB gene encoding 2',3'-cyclic-nucleotide 2'-phosphodiesterase: MINRRDFIQLGASSILALSASRFAFAKNDTQVDLRIVATTDIHSFLTDFDYYKDAPTEKFGFTRAASLIRQARKEVKNSVLVDNGDLIQGNPIADYQAAKGYKEGKPNPAVDCLNAMHYEVGTLGNHEFNYGLDYLADAIKQAKFPIINANVVKVGTEEPYFTPYVIQTKEVVDSQGKKHKLNIGYIGFVPPQIMVWDKANLQGKVETRDIVKTAQKYVPEMKQKGADIIVALAHTGPSDEPYQEGAENSAFYLADVPHIDAIVFGHSHRLFPNKEFAKSPNADIAKGTVKGVPESMAGYWANNISVIDLTLAQHNGKWLVADGKAVLRPIYDAENKKATTESDAELTALLKPVHEATREFVAQPIGKATDNMYSYLALVQDDPTIQIVNQAQKAYVEKVAPSVAAMVGLPILSAGAPFKAGGRKNDPTGYTEVNKGELTFRNAADLYLYPNTLVVVKATGEELKEWLECSAGMFKQIDPTSDKPQSLLDWDGFRTYNYDVIDGVNYEFDLTQPPRYDGECKLINPNSHRVVNLTYQGKPVDPKAEFLIATNNYRAYGNKFPGTGDAHIVYASPDENRQILADYIKAESEKNGHVNPSADKNWRFAPIKGNDKLDVRFETSPSEQAAKFIQDNAQYPMKKVGTDEVGFAVYQIDLSK, from the coding sequence ATGATCAACAGAAGAGATTTCATCCAACTTGGCGCAAGCAGTATTTTAGCGTTAAGTGCGAGCCGTTTTGCTTTTGCGAAAAACGACACACAAGTCGATTTACGTATCGTAGCCACGACCGATATTCACAGTTTTTTGACTGACTTCGATTACTACAAAGATGCACCTACTGAGAAATTCGGTTTTACCCGTGCAGCAAGCTTGATTCGTCAAGCACGTAAAGAGGTGAAAAACAGCGTTTTAGTTGATAACGGTGACTTAATCCAAGGTAACCCAATTGCTGACTATCAAGCAGCGAAAGGTTATAAAGAAGGCAAACCAAACCCTGCTGTAGATTGCTTAAATGCGATGCACTATGAAGTCGGCACATTAGGTAACCACGAATTTAACTATGGCTTAGATTATTTAGCCGATGCGATTAAACAAGCGAAATTTCCAATCATCAATGCCAACGTAGTAAAAGTCGGTACCGAAGAGCCCTATTTCACACCTTATGTGATTCAAACCAAAGAAGTGGTAGATAGCCAAGGTAAAAAGCACAAACTAAACATTGGTTATATCGGTTTTGTACCACCTCAAATTATGGTATGGGATAAAGCAAACTTACAAGGCAAAGTAGAAACTCGCGATATCGTGAAAACTGCACAAAAATATGTGCCAGAAATGAAACAAAAAGGCGCAGATATTATTGTGGCACTTGCTCACACAGGCCCATCAGATGAGCCATATCAAGAAGGTGCAGAAAACTCCGCATTCTACCTTGCTGATGTACCACACATTGACGCGATTGTTTTCGGTCACTCTCACCGTCTATTCCCAAACAAAGAGTTCGCCAAATCACCAAACGCAGATATTGCTAAAGGTACTGTAAAAGGCGTACCTGAAAGTATGGCTGGCTACTGGGCAAACAACATCAGTGTAATCGACTTAACCCTTGCTCAACACAACGGCAAATGGTTAGTGGCTGATGGTAAAGCGGTACTTCGCCCAATTTATGATGCTGAAAACAAAAAAGCGACCACAGAAAGTGATGCCGAATTGACCGCACTTTTAAAACCTGTGCATGAAGCCACCCGTGAATTTGTGGCACAGCCAATCGGTAAAGCGACCGATAACATGTATAGCTACTTAGCCCTAGTGCAAGATGACCCAACCATTCAAATTGTGAACCAAGCACAAAAAGCTTATGTTGAAAAAGTAGCACCAAGTGTTGCAGCAATGGTAGGCTTACCAATTTTAAGTGCGGGCGCACCATTTAAAGCAGGTGGACGTAAAAATGACCCTACTGGCTATACTGAAGTGAACAAAGGTGAATTAACCTTCCGTAATGCAGCAGATTTATATCTCTATCCAAATACCTTAGTTGTGGTGAAAGCAACCGGTGAAGAACTGAAAGAGTGGTTAGAATGTAGCGCAGGTATGTTCAAACAAATCGATCCTACCAGCGACAAACCACAATCTTTACTTGATTGGGACGGTTTCCGTACCTATAACTATGATGTGATTGACGGCGTAAATTATGAATTCGACCTGACTCAACCACCGCGTTATGACGGCGAATGTAAATTGATTAACCCGAACTCACACCGTGTAGTGAATTTAACTTACCAAGGTAAACCGGTTGATCCAAAAGCAGAATTCTTAATTGCGACTAACAACTATCGTGCTTACGGTAATAAATTCCCAGGCACGGGCGATGCACACATTGTTTACGCTTCTCCTGATGAAAACCGCCAAATTCTTGCGGATTACATCAAAGCAGAAAGCGAAAAAAATGGCCATGTAAACCCAAGTGCGGATAAAAACTGGCGCTTTGCACCGATTAAAGGTAACGATAAATTAGACGTACGTTTTGAAACCTCACCAAGCGAACAAGCGGCGAAATTCATTCAAGATAATGCACAATACCCAATGAAGAAAGTCGGCACCGATGAAGTGGGCTTTGCGGTATATCAAATCGATTTATCAAAATAA
- a CDS encoding methionine/alanine import family NSS transporter small subunit translates to MTSIAITMMIVALLVIWGGLIFSLIRLPKEEK, encoded by the coding sequence ATGACAAGTATTGCAATTACAATGATGATTGTGGCGCTTTTAGTAATTTGGGGCGGCTTGATCTTTTCCTTAATCAGACTTCCAAAAGAAGAAAAATAA